Proteins encoded together in one Onychomys torridus chromosome 1, mOncTor1.1, whole genome shotgun sequence window:
- the LOC118571213 gene encoding vomeronasal type-1 receptor 4-like: protein MFLRDLISGFFLLSEVFIGFIGNLLLFVLYMYTFLIQPHLKKPIDRIFTHLTLVNVLSIVFRLIPDVMASFAVKLLFYDVGCTAVLYAYSVTRGLSICTTSLLSAFQAITVSSNHSKWAWLKSKLESCIFPSLLFIWIINTLVYITMFENIKGQINFTVVGSRYSQIYCQSNQVRRHTTMLLVTVLTMRDTLFVFLMMWASLYMVTLLFRHSRRTRHVHSSSVSSQALSEKRATHSILLLVGFFVFFYFSNTFVTFYSLHRPKSNPVLDLISGALSSGYPIICPCVLMNNRKIISKFMSSFSNLECTFSTRGCHG, encoded by the coding sequence ATGTTCCTAAGAGACCTAATTTCTGGATTCTTCCTCCTGTCAGAAGTTTTCATTGGATTCATAGGAAACTTGCTGCTCTTTGTACTATACATGTACACCTTCTTAATTCAGCCTCATCTGAAGAAGCCCATAGATAGGATTTTCACACATCTGACACTTGTCAATGTTTTGAGCATTGTGTTCAGGCTGATACCAGATGTCATGGCATCCTTTGCGGTCAAGCTCCTTTTTTATGATGTTGGATGTACGGCGGTTTTGTATGCATACAGTGTTACCAGGGGCCTTTCCATCTGTACTACTTCTCTCTTGAGTGCATTTCAAGCCATCACTGTCAGTTCCAATCACTCCAAGTGGGCATGGCTTAAATCCAAGCTTGAGTCCTGTATTTTTCCCTCACTCCTCTTCATCTGGATCATCAATACACTTGTCTATATTACCATGTTTGAAAACATAAAAGGCCAAATCAACTTCACTGTTGTGGGTTCTAGATATTCCCAGATATACTGCCAAAGTAACCAGGTTCGCCGTCACACCACCATGTTACTTGTAACTGTATTAACGATGAGAGACACTCTGTTTGTGTTTCTCATGATGTGGGCCAGCCTCTACATGGTGACCCTCCTGTTCAGACACAGTAGGAGAACACGGCATGTCCACAGTTCCAGTGTGTCTTCCCAGGCCTTGTCTGAAAAGAGGGCCACACACAGCATCCTTctgcttgtgggtttttttgtgtttttctatttctcaAACACCTTTGTCACCTTCTATTCACTTCACAGACCTAAGAGCAACCCAGTATTGGATCTGATTAGTGGAGCTTTATCTTCAGGCTACCCAATCATCTGCCCTTGTGTTCTGATGAACAACagaaaaattatttccaaattcatgtcttccttttcaaACTTGGAATGTACCTTTTCTACAAGAGGCTGTCATGGCTAA